A single Blastococcus colisei DNA region contains:
- a CDS encoding CAP domain-containing protein, with the protein MTRALIRWARLGRRASGHRGARLALSAALSTVITALVLAVPVMAGTGPNSPVVLGQDGQALSSRAFAGLTSTATFSSTTGEATAAPSPTDAPAGAPTTAPPLSAPLPTTPAVPDPVTSAPAAPPEPAAEPAPEPAAEPADPSPEPPAPAPEAPAPAPVAAAAVPASGGVEDQVLALVNTERAAAGCGPVSADAGLTAVARAHSEDMRDRGFFDHVNLDGLDPFDRADRAGVSARAENIARGQQSAAEVMTSWMNSSGHRANILDCGLTRLGVGVAQGGGGPWWTQLFG; encoded by the coding sequence ATGACTCGCGCACTCATCCGCTGGGCGCGGCTCGGTCGCCGCGCGTCCGGGCACCGGGGCGCGCGGCTGGCGCTGAGTGCGGCGCTCAGCACGGTGATCACCGCACTGGTCCTCGCCGTCCCGGTGATGGCGGGCACGGGGCCGAACTCCCCGGTGGTGCTCGGCCAGGACGGGCAGGCTCTGTCCTCGCGCGCGTTCGCCGGCCTGACGTCGACCGCGACGTTCTCCTCGACGACGGGTGAGGCCACCGCCGCACCGTCGCCGACCGACGCGCCGGCCGGGGCGCCGACGACGGCGCCGCCCCTCAGCGCGCCGCTCCCGACCACGCCGGCGGTGCCCGACCCGGTCACCTCGGCACCGGCCGCGCCGCCGGAGCCGGCTGCCGAGCCCGCTCCCGAGCCGGCTGCCGAGCCCGCTGACCCGTCGCCCGAGCCTCCCGCCCCCGCTCCGGAGGCCCCCGCACCCGCACCGGTGGCTGCTGCCGCGGTGCCGGCGTCCGGTGGCGTCGAGGACCAGGTCCTGGCCCTGGTGAACACCGAGCGGGCGGCCGCCGGCTGCGGACCCGTCTCCGCGGACGCCGGGCTGACCGCGGTCGCCCGGGCGCACAGCGAGGACATGCGCGACCGCGGGTTCTTCGACCACGTCAACCTCGACGGGCTCGACCCGTTCGACCGCGCCGACCGCGCCGGCGTTTCCGCGCGGGCCGAGAACATCGCCCGGGGCCAGCAGTCCGCCGCCGAGGTCATGACCTCCTGGATGAACAGCTCGGGGCACCGGGCGAACATCCTCGACTGCGGCCTGACCCGTCTCGGGGTGGGCGTCGCCCAGGGCGGCGGCGGCCCCTGGTGGACCCAGCTCTTCGGCTGA
- the galE gene encoding UDP-glucose 4-epimerase GalE has translation MRVLVAGGAGYIGSVVTAALLADGHEVTVLDDLSTGHADAVPEGASLAAVSLHDSAPVLADVRPEAVLHFAAKSLVGVSQQRPHEYWDTNVGGSLALLEAMRAADCRRIVFSSTAATYGEPESVPIREDAPTRPTNTYGASKLAVDHMLTSYAVAHGFAAVSLRYFNVAGAAYGLGERHTTETHLIPLALQVAAGRRESLTVYGQDYPTPDGTCIRDYVHVEDLADAHLLALPAPAEGEHRIYNLGNGTGFSVQEVVDAAREVTGHPVPVVVGDRRAGDPAQLVASSDRIRSDLGWTPKHTDLVGIVRDAWDVARSRG, from the coding sequence ATGCGCGTACTCGTCGCCGGTGGAGCCGGCTACATCGGCAGCGTAGTGACGGCGGCGCTGCTGGCCGACGGCCACGAGGTGACGGTGCTCGACGACCTGTCGACCGGCCACGCCGACGCGGTCCCCGAGGGCGCGTCCCTGGCGGCGGTGTCCCTGCACGACTCGGCGCCGGTGCTGGCCGACGTCCGGCCCGAGGCGGTGCTGCACTTCGCCGCCAAGTCGCTGGTCGGCGTCTCGCAGCAGCGACCGCACGAGTACTGGGACACCAACGTGGGCGGCTCGCTGGCGCTGCTGGAGGCGATGCGCGCGGCCGACTGCCGCCGGATCGTCTTCTCCTCCACCGCCGCCACCTACGGCGAGCCCGAGTCGGTGCCGATCCGTGAGGACGCACCGACGAGGCCGACCAACACCTACGGCGCCTCGAAGCTCGCCGTCGACCACATGCTGACCTCGTACGCGGTCGCCCACGGGTTCGCGGCCGTGAGCCTGCGCTACTTCAACGTCGCCGGCGCCGCCTACGGCCTCGGGGAGCGGCACACGACCGAGACGCACCTCATCCCGCTCGCGTTGCAGGTCGCGGCCGGCCGGCGGGAGTCGCTCACCGTCTACGGCCAGGACTACCCGACGCCCGACGGCACCTGCATCCGCGACTACGTGCACGTCGAGGACCTCGCCGACGCGCACCTGCTGGCCCTGCCGGCCCCGGCCGAGGGCGAGCACCGGATCTACAACCTGGGCAACGGCACCGGCTTCTCTGTGCAGGAGGTCGTCGACGCCGCGCGCGAGGTGACCGGGCACCCCGTTCCGGTCGTCGTCGGCGACCGGCGGGCGGGCGACCCCGCGCAGCTCGTGGCCTCGAGCGACCGCATCCGGTCCGACCTGGGCTGGACCCCGAAGCACACCGATCTCGTCGGGATCGTCCGCGACGCCTGGGACGTGGCGCGGTCTCGCGGCTGA
- a CDS encoding hemolysin family protein — MSDVWLSIVMVVVFIMIGGVFAGAEIALVSLRESQVRAMAEAGRRGKAVQKLLSDPNQFLAAVQVGVTFAGFFSAAFGASTLSQPFADWLVGRGVSEGLAGTLALVLVTIAISYLSLVVGELTPKRLALQRAEGFALLVAAPLNAIAKLSRPIIWLLSRSTDVMVRLFGGDPKQSGESISQEELRDLVAAHESLSSDERRLIDEVFRAGEREVREVMTPRTEVAFLEGSMTASRAAKLVADSNWSRFPVAGRDQDDVVGFVHVRDLFLPNHPAGRAATVGDLAREVKRLPGTAGVLTALSEMRRENHHLAIVVDEYGGTDGIVSLEDLIEEVIGEIYDEYDEEVGREAGQPPGGPREVDGLLNLDDFTEATGLQLPDGPYETVAGYVLAELGRLPETGDTVEVEGRSLSVVELDGRRIARILVSPPPAPTDDGAAAGENATS; from the coding sequence GTGAGCGACGTCTGGCTCAGCATCGTCATGGTCGTCGTCTTCATCATGATCGGCGGTGTCTTCGCCGGAGCGGAGATCGCTCTGGTCTCCCTGCGCGAGTCGCAGGTCCGCGCCATGGCCGAGGCCGGACGGCGCGGCAAGGCCGTGCAGAAGCTCCTCAGCGATCCCAACCAGTTCCTGGCCGCGGTCCAGGTCGGGGTGACCTTCGCCGGGTTCTTCTCGGCCGCATTCGGTGCCAGCACCCTGTCGCAACCCTTCGCCGACTGGCTGGTCGGCCGGGGGGTGTCGGAAGGCCTGGCCGGCACCCTGGCGCTCGTCCTGGTCACGATCGCCATCAGCTACCTGTCGCTGGTCGTCGGCGAGCTGACGCCCAAGCGACTGGCCCTGCAGCGGGCCGAGGGGTTCGCGCTGCTCGTCGCCGCCCCGCTGAACGCCATCGCCAAGCTGTCGCGGCCGATCATCTGGCTCCTCTCCAGATCCACCGACGTCATGGTCCGGCTCTTCGGTGGTGACCCGAAGCAGAGCGGGGAGTCCATCAGTCAGGAGGAGCTGCGCGACCTGGTGGCCGCGCACGAGTCGCTCAGCAGCGACGAGCGCCGGCTGATCGACGAGGTGTTCAGGGCCGGCGAGCGCGAGGTCCGGGAGGTCATGACTCCCCGGACGGAGGTCGCGTTCCTCGAGGGCTCGATGACCGCCAGTCGTGCCGCCAAGCTGGTGGCCGACTCCAACTGGTCACGCTTCCCGGTGGCCGGCCGCGACCAGGACGACGTCGTCGGCTTCGTGCACGTGCGCGACCTCTTCCTGCCCAACCACCCGGCCGGCCGGGCCGCGACCGTCGGCGATCTCGCCCGCGAGGTGAAGCGGCTGCCCGGTACGGCGGGGGTGTTGACCGCGCTGAGCGAGATGCGGCGGGAGAACCACCACCTGGCGATCGTCGTCGACGAGTACGGCGGCACCGACGGGATCGTCTCCCTCGAGGACCTCATCGAGGAGGTCATCGGGGAGATCTACGACGAGTACGACGAGGAGGTCGGCCGGGAGGCCGGTCAGCCCCCCGGGGGACCCCGCGAGGTGGACGGCCTGCTCAACCTGGACGACTTCACCGAGGCCACCGGCCTGCAGCTGCCCGACGGCCCCTACGAGACCGTCGCCGGCTACGTCCTCGCCGAGCTCGGCCGGCTGCCGGAGACGGGCGACACCGTCGAGGTCGAGGGGCGGTCGCTCTCGGTGGTCGAGCTCGACGGCCGGCGCATCGCCCGGATCCTCGTCAGCCCCCCGCCGGCACCCACGGACGACGGGGCGGCGGCCGGCGAGAACGCGACGAGCTGA
- the trpS gene encoding tryptophan--tRNA ligase produces the protein MLSGIQPTAGSFHLGNYLGALRQWVALQDSAEAFYCVVDLHAITVQQDPAVLRRNTMVSAAQLLALGVDPERSTLFVQSHVPEHLQLSWVLECLTGFGEASRMTQFKDKSQREGTSGASVGLFTYPVLQAADILVYQADQVPVGEDQRQHLELTRDLATRFNSRYGPTLTLPAAHIPPGAAKILDMQSPDKKMSKSLPPAGCVFLLDEPNVTAKKIRSAVTDTGREIVADAEAKPGVTNLLTIHSALSGRSVAELEEHFAGRGYGDLKKELAEVVTDFVTPVRSRTQELLDDPAELQRILAGGAERAREVAAATVADVYQRTGFLSPAGAPR, from the coding sequence GTGCTCTCCGGCATCCAGCCGACGGCGGGCTCCTTCCACCTCGGGAACTACCTCGGCGCGCTGCGTCAGTGGGTGGCGCTGCAGGACTCGGCGGAGGCCTTCTACTGCGTCGTCGACCTGCACGCCATCACCGTCCAGCAGGACCCGGCGGTGCTGCGGCGCAACACCATGGTCTCGGCCGCGCAGCTGCTCGCCCTCGGTGTCGACCCGGAGCGCAGTACGCTGTTCGTGCAGAGCCACGTGCCCGAGCACCTGCAGCTGTCGTGGGTGCTGGAGTGCCTCACCGGCTTCGGTGAGGCCAGCCGGATGACGCAGTTCAAGGACAAGAGCCAGCGGGAGGGCACGTCCGGGGCCTCGGTGGGGCTCTTCACCTATCCGGTCCTGCAGGCCGCCGACATCCTCGTCTACCAGGCCGATCAGGTGCCGGTCGGCGAGGACCAGCGTCAGCACCTCGAGCTGACCCGCGACCTCGCGACCCGGTTCAACAGCCGCTACGGGCCGACGCTCACGCTGCCGGCCGCCCACATCCCGCCGGGTGCGGCGAAGATCCTCGACATGCAGTCGCCGGACAAGAAGATGAGCAAGAGCCTGCCTCCGGCCGGCTGCGTCTTCCTGCTCGACGAGCCGAACGTGACGGCGAAGAAGATCCGCTCCGCGGTCACCGACACCGGCCGCGAGATCGTGGCCGACGCCGAGGCCAAGCCGGGCGTCACCAACCTCCTGACCATCCACAGCGCCCTCTCGGGCCGCAGCGTCGCAGAGCTGGAGGAGCACTTCGCCGGCCGCGGCTACGGGGACCTGAAGAAGGAGCTGGCCGAGGTCGTCACCGACTTCGTCACCCCGGTCCGCAGCCGCACCCAGGAGCTGCTGGACGACCCGGCCGAGTTGCAGCGCATCCTCGCCGGCGGGGCGGAGCGGGCCCGCGAGGTCGCCGCCGCGACGGTCGCCGACGTCTACCAGCGGACCGGGTTCCTCTCCCCGGCAGGGGCACCCCGGTGA
- a CDS encoding 2'-5' RNA ligase family protein codes for MNDDTFVPRGSTRPENAVVGIVVPVPEPWAQLLVDWRSKVGDPQANQVPPHVTLLPPTEVAVADRTLISAHLAEVARCHPPFDMHLSGTGTFRPVSDVVFVAVARGIGNCELLSNDVRRGPLARSLAFPYHPHVTVAHDVPEDMLELAYTGLADLSAEFRVTAFTEFEQTATGAWAVAREYPLTGPEH; via the coding sequence GTGAACGACGACACCTTCGTGCCGCGCGGCAGCACACGACCGGAGAACGCCGTCGTCGGCATCGTCGTCCCGGTGCCCGAGCCGTGGGCCCAGCTGCTGGTCGACTGGCGGTCCAAGGTCGGTGACCCGCAGGCGAACCAGGTGCCTCCGCACGTCACCCTGCTGCCGCCCACCGAGGTCGCCGTCGCCGACCGCACGCTGATCAGCGCCCACCTCGCGGAGGTGGCCCGCTGCCATCCGCCGTTCGACATGCACCTCTCGGGGACGGGCACATTCAGGCCGGTGTCCGACGTCGTGTTCGTGGCCGTGGCCCGGGGGATCGGCAACTGCGAGCTGCTCTCCAACGACGTGCGCCGCGGCCCGCTGGCACGGTCGCTGGCGTTCCCGTACCACCCCCACGTGACCGTGGCCCACGACGTCCCCGAGGACATGCTGGAGCTGGCCTACACCGGCCTGGCCGACCTGTCCGCCGAGTTCCGGGTCACCGCCTTCACCGAGTTCGAGCAGACCGCCACGGGGGCGTGGGCCGTCGCCCGCGAGTACCCGCTCACCGGCCCCGAGCACTGA
- the hisC gene encoding histidinol-phosphate transaminase — protein sequence MVSPRPAVRALPAYKPGRNPADLAREIGVDRAVKLASNEVAFPPLPAVVQALTAAAAETNRYPDNGAVVLTRALAERYDVGPEQVATGCGAVTLCQELAQAYNDPGTSIAFAWRSFEMYPLLAQVAGARAVQVPLVPGHPGGPADTHDLDGLLAAIDDTTRLVFVCNPNNPTGTAVRRAELERFLDAVPAQTLVVLDEAYREFVTDPDVPDGIELMRGRPNVAVLRTFSKAWGLAGLRVGYLVAEDPAVAEAVRKTHVPFSVSMLAQAAAVAALASEEEVRARCAAVVSERDRLTVALRERGLEVADSQANFVWLAVGEEAAGLAAALEARAVITRPFAGEGIRVTVGTPEEDDVFLAALDDVRAGATVP from the coding sequence GTGGTCAGCCCACGCCCCGCCGTGCGGGCCCTGCCGGCCTACAAGCCCGGACGCAACCCGGCCGACCTCGCCCGCGAGATCGGCGTGGACCGTGCCGTGAAGCTGGCCAGCAACGAGGTCGCCTTCCCGCCCCTGCCGGCGGTCGTGCAGGCCCTGACCGCGGCGGCCGCGGAGACCAACCGGTACCCCGACAACGGCGCCGTCGTCCTGACCCGGGCGCTGGCCGAGCGCTACGACGTCGGCCCGGAGCAGGTGGCCACCGGCTGCGGGGCGGTCACCCTGTGCCAGGAGCTGGCGCAGGCCTACAACGACCCGGGCACGAGCATCGCCTTCGCCTGGCGCTCGTTCGAGATGTACCCGCTGCTCGCCCAGGTCGCCGGCGCCCGCGCCGTCCAGGTGCCGCTGGTGCCCGGTCACCCGGGCGGGCCCGCCGACACCCACGACCTCGACGGGCTGCTCGCCGCGATCGACGACACCACGCGGCTGGTCTTCGTGTGCAACCCGAACAACCCCACCGGGACGGCGGTGCGGCGGGCGGAGCTCGAGCGGTTCCTCGACGCCGTCCCCGCGCAGACCCTCGTCGTCCTCGACGAGGCCTACCGCGAGTTCGTGACCGACCCCGACGTCCCGGACGGCATCGAGCTCATGCGCGGCCGGCCGAACGTCGCCGTCCTGCGCACCTTCTCCAAGGCCTGGGGCCTGGCCGGGCTCCGGGTGGGCTACCTGGTCGCCGAGGACCCGGCCGTCGCCGAGGCCGTCCGCAAGACGCACGTGCCGTTCAGCGTGTCCATGCTCGCCCAGGCGGCGGCGGTCGCCGCGCTGGCCAGCGAGGAGGAGGTGCGGGCCCGCTGCGCCGCCGTCGTGTCCGAGCGGGACCGGCTGACCGTCGCCCTCCGCGAGCGCGGGCTGGAGGTCGCCGACAGCCAGGCCAACTTCGTCTGGCTGGCAGTGGGGGAGGAGGCGGCGGGCCTCGCTGCGGCGCTGGAGGCACGGGCGGTCATCACCCGCCCCTTCGCCGGGGAGGGCATCCGCGTCACCGTCGGCACCCCCGAGGAGGACGACGTCTTCCTGGCCGCGCTGGACGACGTACGGGCCGGCGCCACCGTCCCATGA